Proteins found in one Anopheles aquasalis chromosome 3, idAnoAquaMG_Q_19, whole genome shotgun sequence genomic segment:
- the LOC126574556 gene encoding 6-phosphofructo-2-kinase/fructose-2,6-bisphosphatase isoform X4 yields MATKRNDSSSSDNMISLGWKFLNKETFGNGERANYVNSPHVIAMVGLPARGKTYISKKLSRYLNWIGINTKVFNLGEYRRHATDAYRSHEFFRPDNEEAMAIRQHCAELALEDVCNWLENGGEVAVFDATNSTRDRRQMIREIVVKKMGYKLFFVESICDDPSIIEQNIMEVKISSPDYRNMNVDEALSDFRLRIEHYQERYEVLSEELEKDLSYMKIYNTGEKVVVHKHEGHIQSRIVYYLMNIHITPRTIYLTRHGESEHNLQGLIGGDSNLSERGRRYAQALAKYIDEQQIEGLRVWTSWLKRTIQTVADVNAPQERWKALNEIDAGICEEMTYEDIQQQFPEEFKARDQNKFAYRYPRGESYEDLVVRLEPVMMELERQGNVLVVSHQAVLRCVLAYFLDKSADELPYLKVPLHTIIKLTPVAYGCKVEHIMLPIHAVDTHRGKPENEQQEDDLDDSFDSTVGGSPPNGKQILINGTNGECRFFPNNS; encoded by the exons ATGGCAACGAAAAGGAAtgatagtagcagcagcgacaacatGATTTCCCTGGGTTGGAAATTCTTGAACAAGGAAACGTTCGGAAATG GCGAGCGAGCTAACTACGTCAACAGTCCGCATGTGATCGCGATGGTCGGGCTGCCGGCCCGCGGTAAGACGTACATCTCGAAGAAACTGTCCCGCTACCTGAACTGGATCGGCATCAACACGAAGGTGTTCAATCTTGGCGAGTACCGGCGCCATGCCACAGACGCCTACCGAAGCCACGAGTTTTTCCGCCCGGACAACGAGGAAGCAATGGCAATCCGACAGCACTGTGCCGAGCTGGCGCTCGAGGACGTCTGCAATTGGCTCGAGAATGGAGGTGAAGTGGCG GTGTTTGATGCGACAAACTCAACACGCGATCGGCGCCAGATGATCCGCGAGATCGTGGTGAAGAAGATGGGCTACAAGCTGTTCTTTGTCGAATCGATCTGTGATGATCCGAGTATCATCGAGCAGAACATAATG GAGGTAAAGATCAGCAGCCCTGACTATCGCAACATGAATGTGGATGAAGCCCTGTCCGATTTTCGACTGCGCATCGAACACTATCAGGAGCGGTACGAGGTACTGAGTGAGGAGCTGGAGAAGGATTTGTCCTATATGAAGATCTACAACACTGGCGAGAAGGTGGTCGTACACAAGCACGAGGGCCACATACAGTCCCGCATCGTCTACTATCTGATGAACATTCACATCACACCGAGAACGATTTATCTGACCAGA CACGGTGAAAGCGAACACAACCTACAGGGACTGATTGGTGGAGATTCGAACCTAAGCGAACGCGGTCGTCGCTACGCACAAGCACTGGCGAAGTACATCGACGAGCAGCAAATTGAAGGACTACGCGTCTGGACCTCGTGGCTCAAGCGAACCATCCAGACGGTAGCAGACGTGAACGCACCACAAGAGCGCTGGAAGGCACTGAACGAAATCGACGCC GGTATCTGTGAGGAGATGACATACGAGGACATTCAACAGCAGTTCCCGGAGGAGTTTAAAGCACGTGATCAAAACAAGTTCGCTTATCGTTATCCACGAGGCGAGAGCTATGAAGACTTGGTCGTTCGGTTGGAACCGGTCATGATGGAGCTCGAGCGACAGGGGAACGTCCTTGTCGTTTCACATCAGGccgtgctgcgctgcgttctGGCGTACTTCCTGGACAAATCGGCCG ATGAACTACCGTATTTGAAAGTGCCTCTTCACACGATCATCAAACTGACACCGGTCGCATACGGCTGCAAGGTGGAACACATCATGCTGCCCATCCATGCCGTTGATACGCACCGTGGCAAACCGGAG aacgagcagcaggaggacgaTCTGGACGACTCCTTCGACAGCACCGTCGGCGGTAGCCCACCGAACGGAAAGCAGATCCTTATCAATGGCACGAACGGAGAATGTCGCTTCTTCCCCAACAACTCCTAG